A segment of the Anopheles cruzii chromosome 2, idAnoCruzAS_RS32_06, whole genome shotgun sequence genome:
TCTAGCTATTGTGTTATCAGAGAGTGTACAAGAAACAAGTAACGATCGAGAGCATACCTCGGGTGTCGCATTTGTGGCTAATTCATGCGAATCGATAAGTACGAATGGCCAAATCAAACGTAGAGGTTCATTACTAAGCGAGATCGAAGCCGACAAAACAGTCGAGGCAAATAGAAGCAGTTCTGCACTTAGTTCGGCAGAAATGTTACCCAAAAAATCAGCGGCCCTGGAAGTGTTggtgattgatgatgatgatgaagaagatATTTCGAACCCTAGAGCAACGGAAGCAGTAAACGATACCAAGAAATTGGAGGACAGTGGCAAGCGAGATGTACACACAAGCGGGGTCGGAAATACCGACAATATATCTTCTGCAAAGAGAGCGAAGATGGCTGAATGTGGCACATTGAGCGACGAGGAGAAGAGTCTTCCTGGCGTCAACCCAGACACGAAAAACGAAGACGATAAAACTaaaaaacgaacggaaccgacTGTGTTACGAATGGATTTTCTAAGAAGATTCGCACGACCTTTGACAACCATGACTCAATCTGATCTTGAGGTACTAATCATGCAGAAGATTACCGAGGCGATCGTAAACCGGGAAGAGATGGCCGAGATGCGCCAGCTGCTTGCGAAGCAGGATGCAATGTTGACCGCGTACCGGCAACGAATTACAGATTTGTCCAAGAGGTTGAGCGATATTACGATGATACAAACTCGAGTGTTGAGCGAATTGGACAAACGCTCGAGCCGTCAGGTACTGCCACTTAAGATAACGCGGAACGTCGGACTTCAGATATATTTGCCGAGAATCTCCTACAATGAAGTGGAAGACCATCCGTTGCACTCCGTAGCAGGGAGCACTTCACCAATAATGGGTCCGAAAGAGTGCTTGCCGAATAGTGCCAAGAACGTGTCTTCAACGACCGCGAACTGTGGTTCACAGACACCACAAACAAATGCAGCAAAACCCTTGACAGCCGCTCATCAAACCGTCGCTAACGTGAACAAGCATTCCGGTACTAACACCGCGCGACCGCCACAATCGGTGACCGTAGCACGAAATTCTATGGTTAGTTCCAACGGTGCATTGCTTTCGAATGGtgcaaccaacaaacaaacagcgctGGCTCCTGCGAGTTGCGACCGTCGTTCTACAAACACACCCAATCCGAAAACCACCGAATCCTCAACATCATCCAGCAATAGCAGTGTAATGAACGGCAACAATGTAGCTAGGAACGCATCGAACAGCAACCATGGCGGAAATCGAAAGTCCTGTCACAAATTCACCCCAATGAGGGCTCCAATGTCCGCCCAGCAACAGGCACAGCACCAAAGACATGCTCGTGAACAGCAGGAGTACATGGTACAGCAGCAAATCAAGAGCCAACAAGCACAACGACAGCTGCAGACACTTAACACAGGgtaattaaacttttttttgtgctatGATAAATTACGGTCATTTGAATGTGAATTATTAACATAACAGTGTAGCCCTTATTAAATGGTTTATACGAATTACTTAAACAATAGAAATGATTTATGTGACTAACAACCAACTTGTATCGTCTAAATGAAAAAGAACCACATACTCAGTGTTCCACGGCCCTTAGCCTCAGGGTAAAACTCATCTCTGGGTGCTATTTTGAACTCCAATGTTAAGGCTAGTTCGTGAGACGGAACTCGATAAAATTAATGGTCACTAGTGCATTCGGTCGCTTTGGACTcttctttaaaaataaactaatttacaatattctttcattttctaGTAAAACTGACCAGCCAACGGGCAATGCGGTGCGTAAAAGTACGTCAGCTGACTCGGTACACATCCCCAGACCGGTACCGGGCAGTACTCGACGAGAGTCAGGACCATCATCGACTACAGCACGACCTACCAACTCTTCTCTGATCGATTTGACGGACGAAGACGATATTCCACGAAAGTCGACCAGCACTACTGCCAGACCAACACTCCGGATGCATGCGAATGTTACGACGCGATCGTCGCCCAACGTCGTCACTTCGAGCACCAATGGTCAGCTGACACGAGTATCTGAGCAAGCAAACCAGCAACGATCACAGGGAAGCGAAAAGCATGTACTAAACGGTCAGATACGTTCGAGTTTGAGCCAAAAACCAACTACAACAAGTGCCAAAACGACAATGGTTGCAAAAGTTGTACCATTAGTAGTTAGCGGTAGGTGGCCGGTGCAGAGGGCTGTGCATTATGATACTAATATAAACTGTAACTGATTTTTAGGAAGACGTCCATTATCGAGACATCCGCCACCGTTACCGGTGCCACTATCGGCGGCTGAGACACAAACACCCAATCCAGCGTGGGGGCTACCGCCACCACAGCCAGCGATACGAATTATAAACATCGAAAGCGGCATTGTTATTTCTTGGGGAATGGACGACCTCACATCCCTTAATGCTAACATCGAAACGTACCAAATCTACGCATACCAGGAAACGTCCGAAACGCCAACACCGGAATCATGGCGCCACGTTGGTAACGTTGATGCACTCAATCTGCCGATGGCCGTGACGTTAACACACTTCCAGGAAGGGCAGCGTTACCATTTCGCGGTACGCGCGATCGACGTACATAAACGTGTAGGACAATTCAGTGAACCGCGTACCTGGAGTGATCGCCAGAATTAAACGCTTTTACTCCGACACTTTGCGCTACAATGGTATCAAGCCACATTTTACCACAGATCGCTTCTACACTCCACCACAGATTTGGTTTCTGGAGAGACATGTGGCGAGAGCAATGCATTTCGACAGTGCTTGTTCCCTTCAGTAGCATACAGCAACTGTAGTCTAATTCATAGAAACTTTAATCTAACATTGTATGTTTACGTTAACCATAAGGACATCACATTTTGTATGAAATAATGAGAAATAAATACGTTCCTTGATTGAAGATAACGGTTTACATAGTTTACCTCTTTTACATGTAGAATGTCAATTTCTTTCTTCCTGTTGTCAAGCATGAGCCTCATTGAGGCATGTGCAACAGTGGTGATATCTGTATCCTAGCTACTCTGTTGCCTGTTGCTCCACAAGTGTGCCAACGATAACGATACTAACAATTTCAACATATGGTTTGTAGAATTATCAGACAAATTTATGATTCTGGAAAATACTAACTATAAATATCGCACTATCGCTCTGCACGTTTGCTTCCTCGAAAAACCTATTCCAATGCCACTATTGACGGCAATAGCAATGTAATAATGTTACGCAAACAAAAGTTACCACATTCACCGGCTGGGGTACATCTGCGTCATTACGTCTGATGTCCTGAGAAATCAAGCGTCTGTCCTAGCTCTAACTCTTGTTGCGCCACGATTCATATTCATAACGGACAGTATTGCTTCCATGCGTACGGGGGCTGCACTGGTACTTGTAAGGATTTAGACTCAATTAATGTGGCCACTAAATGTGATGCAACCAATATTGTCAAACATGCTGATGATGCCTTAAAGCAGTTAatgcaattttattttattctggaaacaattttgagtTATGTAAAAGTAAATATCATTGATAAGCACTCCAAAGCATAGCTGGAAGCGTGAAATATAGATATTACCCAAAGCAGGGGAATGGAAATTTTACCACGTtctcaataaaaaataatattacaGAAATAAGAAAAGAACGTTTTCAAACGTGAAAAGCAAgatattaaaaaattaaaccataGTAGAAAAGACAGTTGacctccgttttttttaaatgcttgcCACCATTCTAGTCGCGAGCGGAAAATTCAGTCGGATATAGTTATTCGCTTCAGAAGCCCAGTACTTTCGTTTTATGTTGGCACCCCTTTGTAAAATAGTGGTCCTTCTTCACGATTGCGTGACGAGTCGCCGTTTTGGCTACATTTTTTCTCCAAGCTCAAGGCGGTGGAACTTTAGCGCAAAACGCTCTACGATCAATAGTTCATATGATGATGAATAGCCAAGTTACCAAAGGAACTTTCACTTGGTGTCCGATCAACGGGGATAAGTCAGTGCTGTTATGGTGACTCGAAACTGGAGCTCGTATTTGAATTTAGTTAAGGTAATAAACGGCAAAAACAAAGGTCTATCATCACTATCAGCACTATCGTAGCTGATATTAAAGCAGTCTTGTGACTCGACGTTTTCGTAAAAGTAGATAAGTAAAAGATAAATGGTTCCATAGTGTGGCTGACTTACTCTGGCTAATGAGCATAAACTAATACCAAATTTAACGAACCCGAAGTTCTGTTATTTTTGCTGAAAGCACCGGTGCCGTATTGTAGTAAAGCACATATTTAATAGCTgccctgttgttgttggttatGTTGCCTTCTTTTTGTTAGTCCTCTCCATATTCGCAGAgctaatttcactttcacgcacaGTACTGCGGCACGGTAATTGACATCGTCGTATTCGTACATAATTGTTCGAAAATTCGGCCCCACACGAACTACTTGAAGGCGTGTTTTGCGGGAAGGACTTTTCCGGATATGCGACAGTTGTTAACGGCTTTGCTACCAGCATTTTGCACTCCACATACTACAAACTGTCCCAATCCACGGACTTTCTTTTGCTCCGTTTACTTTGGTTCCGGAGCTTTCTCTTAGTACGCATATTCGATCTACTTGCTAAGACTTCGAAAAGACACACATAAGAAAAGCATCGTAGCAAAGGAAAAGGCAAGAAACCTTTTTAAGTTGATTTGGGGACACAATTTagcttttcccttttttccttcgctgACTTAGCTTTGTCGGTGGCAAGTTTCCtaagcagaaaacaaaaactaataCGAAGGAAGAACAGGCACGCGTTTGGTGTTCGTGTTTCCCATTAACATTTTAAACGCCGTTTTGCAATACTTTGGTACAATTTTGCCGCTGTGTACAGTGCGATAAGCAAGTACTATGACCCATTTAATTGCTTCAGTAAACGAATGAAAGTttggtttttctctttttttcgaacaatgttgattttttgtcAACCATGCAACAATAAGCCAAAATCATTACACTTTCCCGAGCTAGAGATCGAAGCTTGAAGACCGTTCTTTTAAGTGCCCAATAAAAGAAGATGAATAGTACAGCTCAAAGATGTACGCAGTGCAAGGATTGTTGTCTTTAGTAGCTTTTCAATTCAACTAACGTTAGTGGTAACTTTTTATCGTCTGAAAACTTTCGTGCCGCACTGTGTGTCCTCAAAGCCCCGGACATCCGGCAAAGTGACCGTTCGCAAGGATTCGTTCGGGTTTCGCTGGCCAAAGAGTAAACGTGCCACTAGCAGAAtgatagagacagagagcatTGCGCCCCGCTAGTGAGTCTTTAGTGTGTGAGCGAGCGATGTATAGTATCCTGTCGAAGATGTTGCGAACTAGCTCGACACCGGTTCGCCGGCAGGTTGTTCCGCTTCCTGTTCCAGTTGTTCTTCGGCTTCGCCAAGAATTGGGTGCGCGATAGTTTCGTGGATagttgcgttttgtttttgctggtTTACCAAtgattccgtttccgttccggctAAAGGTATCGTTTTCGTTATCGTGCGTGGCAgtgcaacggaacggacacTAATTCTGATCGCTCATGTATGCGCACAGAAAGTCAATTTACTAATTAATAACCCAGCGCCTTTTTGATAGGCTGAAGTTGTGAGCATGTGAGATGTGAGTGAAGCACGACGTGAAATGAATGATTGTAATGTTTATCGGTGAAAGCAATTCGTCCCGTGGAAAATACGATACTCATTGCGATTGGGACAACACATTATATCGCTAAACGCGACGTCATGGCCCCGTAATCGCGTCGGGTTCGTGGTTGGTTTGGAGAAAACAGTTCTAATTTTCTGACTTTGCCGTATTCCCGATGACGACGGTAGCTGCGAGTATGGATTCTTGGCCTTCGATGGCACTACATCGTGGCGAGTCAGATTGATTAATTACCCGACGGTCGCCACTGGAAGCATCTTTGGCCGTTTCTTTTCTGCACATTGGTCATCGGTCATAAACCGTGAGTTTCTTAAGTTACCATGTTCTAGGACCGTACTTCGCGTACACTAGAGTTGAAGTGCGTTTAGTGAATGGGAGAAAAGCTTTttagagaaaaagagagcggTTCGCTTTTGAAACTAAGACTGGATAGTAAGTGATTAGGCCTTATTTGTTGTGACTCATAACAAGATGAATAGCAACTGTCAATTACTTGTTACTAAAGTACTCGTCGCTTAAACAAATTAACTGGCTACCTGTATTCTTTCTGTAGTAACCATAATTGCGGAACTTTTATAGTTTCCCAATTGCTCTATCGTTTACGACGGTTTAGTTTGTAGGTGTTCCGTGCGGTCGATAAAGAACATTCCTGTACGGTATGAAATATTATTCTTATTACAAGGCATCGCAAGGCAAGGCAACAACGTGATATTTTGCAGCGGGtaatagaaagagaaggctTGAATTGGAATAAATTGGAATTCCGGTGAAATAGTCGAACTGGAATCGCCTTTGACATTCCATAACCCTTGATTGGCGATAACGGTCGCTACGTAACGAAGCCAACGAACAATCGGGATCGTAACATAGGGGAAACAAAGCCCCAATCGTGGCTTCTATAAAACGTTAGCTTCCGTAAAGGATCTAATTAGTAACGACCAGAGTCCTTTGCGGCTGCGGTGTTTTAGCTTCAAGCCGTGCGAAACTGGCAGAAACCAATCG
Coding sequences within it:
- the LOC128278965 gene encoding activating transcription factor 7-interacting protein 1 — its product is MEDQSASSTVDEETPTTSGPANQGNGDQSSELIIQENDELLSLIISDSEGDEQEVPTDSTNSKRKGAENADADITGIALLDATPEAVSEKNVGDTKQDDKQAKERSSEEGDVGAAEKLEQAENDNIDLTESSSPEGSFTCNRGVNKGPANQLSPVRNDGKKSVARATNVNTTAEELFNSLLGERSSAAITETTVHAERSDMIKFSDEVDKDSSKIAAENKQKAVDRSVEVRPSVEQTEIAQQTEMATEAGEAAGSKRLPEKIDNVSGVTETADANCGEVKIPDEDADGIASQKKDGSTVPTALHEKRLLRETEEDVTDDLAKRAFDANKKDGLAVDEAQATQSDEHQVPIVSTSDDIDEPPRKKQKPSEVISTGDDLAIVLSESVQETSNDREHTSGVAFVANSCESISTNGQIKRRGSLLSEIEADKTVEANRSSSALSSAEMLPKKSAALEVLVIDDDDEEDISNPRATEAVNDTKKLEDSGKRDVHTSGVGNTDNISSAKRAKMAECGTLSDEEKSLPGVNPDTKNEDDKTKKRTEPTVLRMDFLRRFARPLTTMTQSDLEVLIMQKITEAIVNREEMAEMRQLLAKQDAMLTAYRQRITDLSKRLSDITMIQTRVLSELDKRSSRQVLPLKITRNVGLQIYLPRISYNEVEDHPLHSVAGSTSPIMGPKECLPNSAKNVSSTTANCGSQTPQTNAAKPLTAAHQTVANVNKHSGTNTARPPQSVTVARNSMVSSNGALLSNGATNKQTALAPASCDRRSTNTPNPKTTESSTSSSNSSVMNGNNVARNASNSNHGGNRKSCHKFTPMRAPMSAQQQAQHQRHAREQQEYMVQQQIKSQQAQRQLQTLNTGKTDQPTGNAVRKSTSADSVHIPRPVPGSTRRESGPSSTTARPTNSSLIDLTDEDDIPRKSTSTTARPTLRMHANVTTRSSPNVVTSSTNGQLTRVSEQANQQRSQGSEKHVLNGQIRSSLSQKPTTTSAKTTMVAKVVPLVVSGRRPLSRHPPPLPVPLSAAETQTPNPAWGLPPPQPAIRIINIESGIVISWGMDDLTSLNANIETYQIYAYQETSETPTPESWRHVGNVDALNLPMAVTLTHFQEGQRYHFAVRAIDVHKRVGQFSEPRTWSDRQN